The following DNA comes from Cryptococcus deuterogattii R265 chromosome 2, complete sequence.
GATGGCcatcttgaccttcttcctcttgtgcttgatcttcttgggGGTGGTCTATAGATGCGAGTCAGCCAGATAGTCGATCACTTATTAAATCCATCACTCACGtagttcttcttcttcctcttcttacCACCACCACAGAGAGACATGACCATGTTAATGGTAGACTCCTTCTGGATACCGTACTCGGCAAGGGCACGCTCGTCGTCCATCTGGACACCGGCGAAGATGAGTCGCTGCTCAGAGGCGGGGATGCCCTCAGCAGAGGCGATCATCTCCTTGACGGAGGAGACAGTAGAGGTGGGGAGGACATCTCGGGCGAGAGTCTTACCGGGAAGGCTGAAGTTGTGTGAGCTAAGCTAAGGATGCAGGAGATAAGGGAGTACTTACGTCTTGACGAAGATTTGCattttgaagagcttgtcTATCCAAGTATATGGAGTCCTCGAGAAGCTACTGGGTAACAAGAAAATGGCAAAATTCGTCGAGATGTGAGGTGAGTAGCCGCGGGGTTTCGAGGAGAGATAAGGCCGAGAGAGAGGCGTGTGGCGGTGGCAATTGCAAAATTAATTAGCAGAGAAGC
Coding sequences within:
- a CDS encoding 30S small subunit ribosomal protein S27Ae, with the protein product MQIFVKTLPGKTLARDVLPTSTVSSVKEMIASAEGIPASEQRLIFAGVQMDDERALAEYGIQKESTINMVMSLCGGGKKRKKKNYTTPKKIKHKRKKVKMAILKYYKVGSDGKIQRLRRECPAPTCGAGIFMAWHKDRQACGKCGLTYTFEPGTKPTAA